DNA from Intestinimonas massiliensis (ex Afouda et al. 2020):
TTGGGCTCCACCCCCTCATCCAGGGAGATCACTCCCTGTACGCCACTTTTAAACCGGACAGGGGTATGCAGGATGCTGTGGGGATGCAGGCCGCCCACCTTGCCAAAACGGAGAAAGCCCTCCTTCTCGATGTGGGTTACGATACAGCCGATGGAGTCCATATGGGCGCAGAACAGCACGCGGGAGCCAGGTCCCTTTTTATGGCAGATCAAATTCCCCATCACGTCGGTGCTGCACGCGTCCACATAGGGGGCGGCCAGTTTCTGGATGGCGTCGGCGATCTCCCGTTCGTCGCCGGAGGGACCGTGACAGGCATTGAGGGTCTGAAGCGTGTGCAGAATATCCATGATACTTCCTCCTACTGGTTGGACGAGGCGGCAATGGCCTCGATAAATTTCCGGGTCAGGGTATACATGTGGCCGAAATCGCGGATCGAGGCTACACTGGACGGGGTATGGAGGTAGCGGACCGGCGCCGATACAGCCGCCACCCGAACGCCCGCCTTGGTGCGCTGGATAGCAGAGGCGTCATTTCCGCCGGAGATATAGTCTTTGGTCTGCCAGGGAATGCCGTTCTCCTGAGCCAGACGGCGAAGCAGCTCAAAGAGCTCCCGGTCATAGGCCGTACCGCCGTCCATAAAGGAGAGCACCGGCCCTTTGCCCGGCGTAGCCACCCGTTTATGTGCCGCCGTACCGGGCAGATCGGCCGCCGTGGTGCCCTCCAGCACAAGTGCGATCTCCGGTGTGACCGAGAAGGCCGCACCGAATGCGCCGCGGGTCCCCACCTCCTCTTGCGCGGAGAATACAAAGAGGCAGTCCATGGGCAGGTCCTGCTGGATCAGCCGGAGCATGACGGCGCAGCCCACCCGGTCATCGATGGCCTTGGCCTTCAGCATCCCGTCGCCAAACTCCACCGCATCGCTTTCAAAAGCAGCCAGATCGCCCAGAGCCACCAGCGCTTCCGCCGCTTCCCGATCCTTGGCCCCGATGTCGATATACATGTCGTCCAGCTTGGGAACGGTCTTTTCCTCCTCGGCGGTCACCAGGTGATACGCCTTAAGGCCCACTACGCCGGGCACCTTCTTGTCCCCGATCCGGACCTTTTTCCCGATGACCACCCGCCGGTCGAGCCCGCCCACCGCGGCAAACTTCAGATAGCCGTCGTCCGTGATGTCGTTAATAATGAAGCCCACCTCGTCCATATGGGCGGTGAGCATCAGCTTGTGGCCGGTGGCCCGCTCCCCTTTCTTGAAGACGATCAGGTTGCCCATCACGTCGGTC
Protein-coding regions in this window:
- a CDS encoding M42 family metallopeptidase, whose translation is MLSLIKELCCLDGVSSAEDAVREFIRAKAEPYADWTRTDVMGNLIVFKKGERATGHKLMLTAHMDEVGFIINDITDDGYLKFAAVGGLDRRVVIGKKVRIGDKKVPGVVGLKAYHLVTAEEEKTVPKLDDMYIDIGAKDREAAEALVALGDLAAFESDAVEFGDGMLKAKAIDDRVGCAVMLRLIQQDLPMDCLFVFSAQEEVGTRGAFGAAFSVTPEIALVLEGTTAADLPGTAAHKRVATPGKGPVLSFMDGGTAYDRELFELLRRLAQENGIPWQTKDYISGGNDASAIQRTKAGVRVAAVSAPVRYLHTPSSVASIRDFGHMYTLTRKFIEAIAASSNQ